Within the Aspergillus luchuensis IFO 4308 DNA, chromosome 5, nearly complete sequence genome, the region CACATTCCCTAATGCGGCCCTCTGGGTTGCGAATCAGTCCAGCATCGGCGACGCCGACATGCAGCGAGCCATCAATTTTCTAGTGTCTTTCCCTCGGTTACAGAAAGTAACAATCCGTATCCAGAAACAGGATGACGCAAGCGTACCACTGCAAGATCCACTAGGTTTATACACGCTATGTCAGGACAGGAAGTACAATGTGACTCAGGTCTGTACCCTTGCCAGGGGTATCAGCAGCTCCAGGCAGCAAGGTCTCGACTTGAGAGGCATTTGCCTTTCCAACCTGTTTTACCCCGCTTTCTCGACCAATAGTGAGCGCAGCGAGCTGGCAGAGTGCCTTGAGCATCTCCTCCGGGATATTCCGTCCATACAGGTTGCTGGCGATGGCTTTCCAATCGAACTTCTCTGTCGGCGCAGCATCGGTCTCCAACAGCTAGACTTGAAATCTCTGATGTCATTTGGCACGCTGAAAAGCTTCCTTCACACCAACTCTCAATCTGTCCGTATCTTGGAAATATTTGATGTGGTTCTCACTCAGATGCCTGATTGCGGACCAAATTCTCTGCCAATGCAGCAACTTTTAACCAGAGGCTAGAGCAGCCGGCTTTGTTCAAGGGTTCTCATTCGCTGCGCTAGTGCAGTGAACACAATATTCCCCACAGCTCATTCGCTCCAACGATGTAGGCTATAAAACTCGAACAGTTATCGGCTCGCCTGATTGGGGTCTAGTCGAGAGCAAGTTGACTACGAGGCGTGGCCTTCTTAGTAGTACCCTTGTCTTGAAAGCTCAAATGTACATCCGTCAAGAGAGGGGCCCATTTTCCATGCTTACTTGATTCATAAGCCAGCACCGCTCTTTGCGATAGCATAAGTAGCCACTCTTCATAGACGACTCTGGATAGTCCACAAGATATATTGACCGAACTTGTCTCGGAAGGCCCCTACTGACTCTCATACGAGCCGACAATGGATAACGCTGGCCATTGTTCACGCGAGGGCAGCAGTCATTGTGTGCCTCATAAAGCAGTGGTTATTGGTCTTTATGGAATATCAGGGGTGGGAAAATCATTTCTACTTGATCGACTGAAACGAGaattggatgaagaattaTTCAACTACCATGAAGGCTCCGCTGTTATTGCCGATATTGTACCTGGTGGACTCGAGGCCTTCCAGTCGctagagggaggagaaaaagcctGCTGGCGCAAGCAGGCCATCGAAACCATCAGAAGAACGTCAATCGAAACGGGAAAGATTGCCGTCGTCACCGGGCATTTTATGTTTTGCTCTGAGCAAGGTGCCCTGGAAACGGTCCTCACAGAGAGCGACCTTGAGGTCTTTACACACATACTGTATCTGGATGAGTCCGCCAACGTAGTGTGGCAGCGGCGCCAGCAGGACACGCAAAAGTACAGGGTGGAGCTGCCTGTTCGCGCGATTCAGCAATGGGTTGAGGCCGAAAGAACGTCTTTGCGTCAGCTTTGCTACGACCACAGTATCCTGTTCTGTCTGGTACGATCGGAGAATGTTGCTGGTATAAAACGTCTTTTGTTGGACTTTCAAAAGCACGACGAGATCTACAACTTGAGCGTCGCGATGGACTCTCTTGATGATTCCTTGCGCTTTAGTCATACCAATTCCATCGACACTTTCCTAGTCCTGGACGGGGACAGAACCTTGACTGCTGAGGATACTGGAGACATGTTGTGGCGGGCATGTACCCCTCGACAAAATGATGTGACACCATTGAAGGCTATCTTCAGTAGCCATCTGAGATACTCATATGCTGCGTTTCGCCAGGTATCATTGCTCTATGAGCAATCATTTGACGACGACGAACTTGATGAGATCTGTACGCGCGTGGCGTCTTCAGTCGAATTGTATCCCGAAATGCTCTCGTTACTACGCCATGCCCAATCTAAAGAGCATATTGGTGCAGTGATCGTGACCTGCGGGTTGCGTGCAGTGTGGACTAAGATTCTCGATAAGATTGGTCTCTCTAGCAAGGTTGTCGTCATCGGAGGTGGTCGCATTTCAGATGGATTTGCTGTCACCCCTGGTGTGAAGGCGGCAATAGTGGACCGTCTCAAAGAAGTGTACTGCGCGTATGTCTGGGCTTTCGGTGATAGCCCGCTCGATCTCGGCATGCTGAGCAGAGCCGATGAAgctattgttgttgtgggggaCGTTAGCACCAGAAGCCAATCAATGGAGACTAAACTAGCAACGGCTATCGATAGTGGTCTACTGCGCGCGCGCCAATTACTCCTACCGGAAGGGATACCATCACGCCTAGATGCAGAAAGGCTTCCTACAGTTCGACTGGAGTCACTGATGGGCTCAATTGACTTTCGATTCCGTGTGTGCCACAGTACGGATACGAACGCAGCCAAGCTATTAGCGACGGCTACGCGGGACGCCAGAATTAGTGGTCCTCTCCTCAGAGAAGCGCATCGACGCGTTGGATACTACTTATCAATAACCCACCTGTCTGACCTACTAGGCCTCGAGACAAATCAGATACCTCACGTGCAGGGGCATACTACTGACGGGttccagctcttccaagAGTCGAGGACAGCAATAATAGCACTGATCAGGTAGGGTTCTGTTGTGTTTGGCTGACACAGAATTCCCCGCTGGTGCTCGGAGGTCATTTGTGACACAAAATGCCCGATCAGTTCGACGGGTTCTCACCGCCCATCAAAGATTTGAACCCCTAATCCTGCCCTGCCTTGGGCGCAGCATGACCCAGCTCCacgctgaagaagaattgaCCAGGCTGGACGTGACCCTGCGTCTCTCAGAATGTGATGACCGCCTTTTGAGGCGCCTGATCGCGGTCGATGGGAGACCCAGTGGGGGAGTTGGTTGACCTGCAGACCAAGGGTAGGGCAAATGAAGCCGGTCAcaaaaggggaaaaggaaaaggaaaagatagaaagaaaataaataaataaataataataataaaaaaaaaaaaaaaaaaaaaaaaaaaaaaaaaagccggAActggggaaaggagggacTGAGTAAAttgagggagatgagataAAGAGGCAACGAATGGTGAAGATATGGTCAAAAGATGGCGAGAGATGGGAAAAGATGATAAAGAAATCACCGAGTAGACACGGTCAAATATTTGCATACCGTCTCCGGAACGGGATGCGCAATTTGTGCAGGCATTAATCTGTTCAGATGCCCAGGCGGGCGCGTCACTTCACCGCCTTCTGGTCGGTCCCTCCGAtcgattgttgttgtcctgGGCCATCAGCATTTGCTGGTGCTCGGGAAGGCCCGGGACTAGTCCTTatgaggaagctgtccaggggATCAATTGAAGCCCGCCGGGGGAATCCGAATGCGCACCGAGGGAGTAGTATGGCCTCGGGTTTCGACGTCTGGGCTTAGTACGTAAAGCAACGAGATCAACACATGGGTGTACTGGCATTTGAATATACGATTACCCTAGGCTACTACAAATGTGAGCCTTGTCGCTCGCGATTGTAATCATGCGCATCAATGGTCTATACGTTTTGTATATGAATGGTCaatgatatataaaatgaCCAATACTGGTCACTCCAGACGAGACACATACGATACCAACAGGCGCGCCAAGATTGAATATATTGCCCACTCTAAGGGATCGCTCATCCAAACCAGGTCAGCAGGTTGATAATTTGCTCAGCCTCCGATGCCTCCAGTTGCATATGATTCAAGGTCGAGTGTGGCCGTGCTGGGCATTGATTCTGCGTGCGGATACGACCAATGAGAATTCGTGCCGCCAGCAGCATTCCACCCCAATAACAAACCTATTTTCAATCCAACCCCACCAAAAATGGGGTTGTCGGGATGTCGACCAAATTGACCAGAGTGCAAAAAGTGTGGACATACTGATCGCATCTCACGCAACAGATCCTGATCTCCATTCAGAATAATAGACGGTGTAGACTGCGCATCTGCCAAAGAGCAGATTGGGCAACATATATGGAGAgcatggacttcttcctcgattcTTCCTTGCTCTATTCCACCGAGGACAGCAGCTGGTGAAAGTATACAGAATTCTACTCTCAGATTCAGTCATGCTTCTTGCCATATTTATGACTGTATGGGCATTGTCTACCGCCATGGTGAGCAGACGAATGATCCAAGCCTTATAAAGATACCGGGTGGTTTGAATTGACAGATCATAGACATGGGGACTTGTAATTCACCAGAGGGATTCGGAGGCGTGGGACGGTCAGCTGGTATGGCACTGCAAACGACAACTGATTTCTAGATAAAGGGGGGCTGACCAATGCCAGGAACTCCGTTCTAGCACATCGAACCATCTGTGTTGCGAAGCAACCGAGCTTGCTATGAGGCGTGAGTGGGGGTTCTCTTGGCGCAACATTCACTAAGGTATATTGAGATGAATCGAACCGAAGACAGGGTCGGCGTCGTCACAGACCACACCATGcgcaccatcctcatcggccgaACTAGCCGACCTAGAAGCCCCCAAATCCGATGCAAGACCCCGGTTATACTCTACAAGCTGTTCGTTAAGCCGGTGAACTAGCAAGCCTTTGACGTCGAACAAATCAAGACCGGGCCGAACAGATCAAGACTGGGCTTCTCGAGGGTTGGtatgtttcttctttgaaATGCGATAACCCTTCCCTGGCGTAACGACTAGCTTCTAGCCATTCTTTCGCAATTCCCGCCAAACAGCCGCGAAAGGGAAAAAACATTCATTTCTTCGAGTTGCCCTGTCGCGTTAACCATCCGGTCAGTGAACCAGTCGTACCAGTAAGGCTGTCAGTGTAGGCCGCACGTTGGCAATCAGACCGGAATGATAGACGTATAACTGAGCACATAAGCATGGTCTTATCGCTCATTTCAAACCCCAGCTGCAGGTAGGTTATTATTTGGTAAAGTTGCAGATCGGCCTTCGAATGAAAGGTTTGGTAAACAATGCCGTCTCGTGAGGGGGACGTTGAGGTCCGGAAGTTTCCGGTAGAGCATATAATTGCCGTGTCTTCGTGACGTTGCAGACGATGCAGAATCCAGTGACAACATCAGTAAAGTTTACTAACGAGACGTATCCTGGACGCGAGGACGGACGCTCGTGTCCCTCTGGCTTCCATTGagccagccatgccagccGCGAAGAGAGACGTTCGTGGCACCGTTTGGTTCGGACGAACTAGGTCGTCTGTGGCCTCTACGCAACATGCAGCTACGAGCACTGCCTCGGATCATGTCCCAAACAACCAGACGCTCAGTCATGCCACTTCCGGGCTGACTGGTCTACCGCCACAGCCGTCCGCTCCCAATCCGGCTCCCCGCGGGATCCTAGTACAAAATCCTTGGGAAGTATATGAACCTCGTGCCTGCATCTACTATGGGCGAATCATGGTGCTGGCTAGGCATCGAAAGAATAAGGCCAGCTTAGTTCACAGTCCAGATGCAGGCCGTGGAGCGATCGGCGATAGAGCTGTGTGTCCAGATGATCGATCGGCTTGCTCATCGCAGCATCCCGCGCCTGCTAGATGTTTTCCAGTATGCAGATCGATTTCTTCTCGTGTGGGAGCTATTCGAGTGCACTCTCCACCAGGCTTTAGTGTTGAGTTGCCACATCGCCGAAAGTGATGTGGCCCAGATATTGTGGCCTGTACGAGCCGTCCCCTTCCTACTAGAGGCAAGATGCTCATACACAGTTAACAGGTGTTAAAGTTTCTTCAGTTCTTACGCGGTCAATCGAGGGAGCTAGCCAGCCTGACTCCTCGAGATATCTTGTTCACCGAGGAGGGTGAAATAAAGATTGGTATGTCCGCCCCCACTACAGACTGCAGGCCACTGACATCGAGGGAGGTATAGCCGGTATCGAGAACAGTCGCCAAGTCGACCCTTCCCGTGCCGACGCAATGGCTTCTACGTTCAATGCTCTCCGGTCAATTCTGGACAAGATCATGCTGAAAAATGGCTCCAAATTCACTTGGAGCCAGGAGATCCGAAGCTTTAAATCGGCGCTGGCCAAGAGCACCTCGGCGCGATGCTTGAATAATCTAGTGCAAGTAAGTTGGTTCATATTCAAGCTCCGTCATGCAATGGGGCTGCTGACCAGAAAGCAGCACACCTTTTTCGGGCAAGTGACCGGGGAGGGAGGCCTAAAAATACTAGTAGAGTTGGTGAACAGAACCATTTTCCACGAAATCACATTTCCGCCCGAGGACTCTCTTGCCAAGACTGGGCCACTAGGGAAGCCTGTGGAGCCGTCTACGACATAGGTGGATGTCAATAGTCCGAGGACACATATTTGCGTGATGGAGGCATTCGGATTAGCTTCTTGGATAACCCATATACTGTTTGCCAAAGAGTGCGCTTCCCTTTGTACTTAGCGTGGCATACTTCCCTTCAGACATTTAGCCTAGATGCAATGATTAGGAATGAAGGCGTGGAAAAGCAGGGTCAGATGATTGGTTGATAGTGTCCAAGATGCCTTCAATCTCCGTCCGACCTACTGGAAGGCATTGGATGTTCACAATTTCCTGTCTGTGGTTTCAGTCCTGGGCTAGGGTGACATGGTGTCGGGGACGATTTCTAGGCCGTGGTTCCTACACACTTCTgtaattttatctttaacAGGTGACAATTGAGAGAGCATGGCGTCTGTCCTTTGTAGGTGGAGTTGGCGTTGGCGTTTCTCTGTTGTCCGGTTCAGCCGACAGTTGAGACCCTCTTCCGACATTAGCTGGGGCAAGAGCTGGGTCTAGTTGATGCACCCTTGCCCAACCAGAGTATGTGAACGACTCCTGGGAGGCCCTCCCTGTTGAAATGTTATGTGGCCTCTCTGACGCAGGGCCTACCAGTTGTAAAGAAGGACGTGCCGATTTGAGAAGGTACATCTTGACATCAGTAGCCCTTTACAACGCTGCGTGTTGTTTCGCACGCCATCCAAACGGAAAATTTGTCCGGCAACTAATCTTCTCCCCATATTCCTGGTTAGAGTCCGACGGAAGAATGATTGTTGGAAGTTTATTGGGCAAAACCTGCATAAGTCTTCGGATGAAGGGTCTGGTGACAATATTGTAACATAAGGGGAGAAATTGAGGTCTGGGGCTTCACAGTGCCTGGTCTTTGGGACACTTAAAACACAGGATTAATGCCAAGGCTCGCGATCGTAGAGAAAGACCGACCACAACCAAGACAACCATCATACTCGTATACTGCGGAAAACGTCAGCTTACCAGCCGGGGGGTACATTGTACTACTAGAGCTCGTGATCCATACTCCCGTACCACAATCCGAGAATAGTCCTTGCGCTATGATAGCTTACAGTACCAATATGCTTTATGCGGTGGCTCTATTAGTACTGCACTATTCGATCCAGGATGTCTTTCTTGTCGCCATGGTTTACCCATTGTGGATACTATATAAGAGAATCATCTTGAATCTTTCCTAACCACGTCAatactcctcctcttcttgttcattCCAACTGCGTTTTTGAGCATGAAGGGATAGTCTGAAAATTTGCTCGTCTACCCATGCAGCTATGTCATTCATGGCCTCAGACagccccttcctcctccttttaAGCCGATTCCAGTCGGATGTGGTATAATCCTGTACATTCTCTTCGGTCAAACTGGCCAGAATATTCTGGCCTGGGTTCCTCAGATGCCAGATGTGGAGATTTTCCTCGTCTGTTACATTGCGCTTATCTGTACTGTGGAGGCTGAACTTGCGCATTTTCAAACCATGGAAAATCTCGTTGATTAGAGATTCGTCATTTGGCAGCGCAAGTCTTCTTGGTTCATGATTTGGGATGGTGACAACCACGTCCAGATCGCCCGCGGGCATTGCCAGCCTTCCCAACCCGCAATCCCACATTTCCATGAACCAATCCATTGAACTGCTTCTTTCAGGCAGCTGTGAGAGACTCGGCAAGGGCATTGGATGCTCAATAACACAATCTGGGATCTCCTGATCTACCGCCGCGGCTTCCTCGCTCGCTGCCGATTCATCCGCGGCGTTTGTAGGCTGATTGATCCTACTCCCATCCCAAAGGTAACGAAAGAAGGTCTGGAACTGCGACCGTCGGAAGAACACAGCGGAAACCTGTGGGGACTCCCAGGGCTGCCACAGTCTATCCCCTTCCAGGGCGAAGCGATCCGCATCGACCGTATCAGCATATGGGATACCGCAACGTCGATTCACTGCATCATCCTGTTGGGTGCTGCCAAGGCCCTCCGGAATTTGGGGAGTTGGCAGGGACGCTCGTCTGGGCACAAACTCGGCTATGGCCGGGATCTGAAATCCGTGttggtcagccagccagaagaagtggcGCCACAAGGCCATTCGGTCTATCGACGTCGAGCAATTCGGGACGGAATAGGAGCTACAcgcttttttcttcttatgcGGCTGACGGCGTGCCACTTCGGTCATGTCCAGCCCGTATTGGAAGCTGAAGCGCCAGAGCTCGTGCAATCCCCGCCGGACTTGCAGTCTTGTCTCTCTCAATGACACGCTGGCATCGGTCCGATGCTGCGTACCGAGTTCACAGTCGATAgtgatcttcttggccttcttcgagcCCAGGTCctctggtggaagaagaagagccttCATCACCTTGCTGGCAACACCTAAGAAACGGAGGTCCTGGAAGAACGTCCCTAGGGTGGGAATAGGGGTATCGATCTGCTTCAGTCGCTCCCACAATGCCGCCCGTGTGTCGGACTCGTCGATCGATGGAAACAACGTCCGGTCGTCCATCATCCGAGATCGCAGATATTCCCGGTCCGGTTCCGAGAGCTTTGGGACTTGGGATTCCATTTCTTTCCACCCCGAACTATACGGGCGGCTAGGTTGTCGATCAGCACTACGACGGTCATGGCTTCTGCTCCGACCTCTAGAGATAGACTTCGAATTCATGACTGGCCTTCGTTGCTACATGCGCCATTAGAGTGTGGAgcctccctccttcctcttcttcttccccgcctGCCTCCCCCCCGGAGCCGTTTCAGTCGTCGATCCTTGGCTGGCGTCGGTTGTAGGGTCTTTAAGAAACACCTGACAAGCCAGCTCCTCCGACAATGGCCTGACAACAACGGAGCCCCCATGTTCCCAGAGCCAAGCACTACTTCCTAGGTCGATAGCATTCTTGTCAGCACGGCTATATTTCTCCAGTCGTGCTGATAAACGCCTATGTCGCGCGTGCGTCAGCATTACAGGGGACAGAGTACTGCGAAAGGGGTACGCACCATTAAAAGCTTCGGAAATAAGTACAGACAACAATGTTCCGTATACGTGCCAGTCATCTTGGCTGCCCAGCACGCCATCCGGCTCCAAAGCGAACGTAAGCTATGCTGATTAGAAAATGCAAACTGCATCGTTTGCTAAGGTTTGAAATGGAATATGACTGAAACCTCTTCGCAAACTTCTGACAAGGGTGTGCAACTTATTCGAAGTAAGACATCATAGTCCGCAAACAGCACAAATGGCGTTCTGCcatggatggaggaagataaAGGGAGAATGTCAGCGGACGAGGCGTCTGACCAAATTAGGGACTCGTCAATGATAGTCATGATAGGGCATCATTCGAAGCACAAACGCGCACTGTAACTTCTAGTCTGAAACACTCGCTATCGAATCATGCAAAGGGACCCGTAGCCGGCTCATTGGCTGACTCCCGGGAACTCCCAGTCCGTTTCTTCGGGATGGTTCAGAAGCCGAGCCGGTGGCTTGTAGTCACTTCGAGTGTTGGTGACCATGAGCGGAGTTGTTGGAGTATGGTATGGTTGCTGGATTTCTGGCGGTAGATATTCCTGACTGCCAGGATCAtactgctgttgctgctgcggcagCACAGGCTGCATGTAGCGTGGTTGAGCACGCTGTACGTCAACCGGTGACGTGATAGGGATGTGCCAAGTCACAATCGGAGGCGGATCTTGTATGGGCACCGGCGTTATGTGCAGGCTCTGATGGGGATGAAACCCATGCGTTGGGGTCGGGGTATGAGAACAAATGGGTTGCTGGGGTAAGGGGTAGTGCTCATTTGGGATAGGAATGGCGACTTGCCCTTAATACGAGTGTTCGGACATTGCATCTTCCAAGGACAGTCGAGTCATGGATTCTGAGGGGTGGAAGCGTTGTTGGTGCTTGGTCAAGGTCATTTTGCGGCAGAAGCTTCGAATTGTTAGAAATACCACAAGCACTAGAACCGGACCAATGCTTACGCTCATCTGCACGTTGGCTCCTGACAGATATAGGGCCGCTTTCCCGTATGAATCCTCCGATGACGGGCGAGACTCGATGACTGTGATGGTCAGCATAGACAAGCTATGAATAAGCCAGGCGGTGCATACGTCAGAAAAGGCCTTATGGCATCCTCTGTGGTCACAGACATGAGGTTTCTCTCCCGTGTGCGTCCGCGAATGCACTGTCAATGCACTCCGCTGGATGAAGGTTTTGTTGCAGTCCTTGACGGTGCAGCGGTACGGTCGCTCCTTGGTATGTATCCGATAGTGCCTGCACAGGTCTGACTTGCGATTGAAGGACTGCTATCTTTAGTATGGTATCTTTAAGGCTCTCCAATAATGTGATGGAGCAGGCgatagaggaagaaaaagtggTACTGGGTGGGTCCATACCTTATTACAATGCTCCCAAGTGCAGTTAATGCCGCGTCCACCACCAGTCTCCATGGTGAGGACGAAGCGTaaagtcaaaaagaaaaagaaaaataagaatgtCGTTAAAGAGGTGAGCCGCAAGAGTCGAGGGAAGTGGCCCGGTAAGCAGTAGAGTAGCAACGCAGGGAGCAAGCAACGAATGTTCAAAGGGGGAAacgataaataaataaacacAAGTGcaaaggaaaggagggaaaagaccaaaaatattaaaagaaatcAAACTATATGATATAAAGAGCAAGTGGACCTGAAGCCAAGTAACAGTACATAAACAGAACAAATTTCGTACAAGCAACAGAGGTGGGAGAGAAACGGCGTTCGAAGTATAGCCGCCTGTATTAGGAGCTATGGCGGAGTTAAATTGGAGAgcgggtgggaggggaaagggaaggaaaggaaaggagcTCTGGACAAGCGGAGGGAACAGGAATGTCACTGCA harbors:
- a CDS encoding uncharacterized protein (COG:S;~EggNog:ENOG410PHAM;~InterPro:IPR029057,IPR027417,IPR036412,IPR023214;~PFAM:PF12710,PF13207) is translated as MDNAGHCSREGSSHCVPHKAVVIGLYGISGVGKSFLLDRLKRELDEELFNYHEGSAVIADIVPGGLEAFQSLEGGEKACWRKQAIETIRRTSIETGKIAVVTGHFMFCSEQGALETVLTESDLEVFTHILYLDESANVVWQRRQQDTQKYRVELPVRAIQQWVEAERTSLRQLCYDHSILFCLVRSENVAGIKRLLLDFQKHDEIYNLSVAMDSLDDSLRFSHTNSIDTFLVLDGDRTLTAEDTGDMLWRACTPRQNDVTPLKAIFSSHLRYSYAAFRQVSLLYEQSFDDDELDEICTRVASSVELYPEMLSLLRHAQSKEHIGAVIVTCGLRAVWTKILDKIGLSSKVVVIGGGRISDGFAVTPGVKAAIVDRLKEVYCAYVWAFGDSPLDLGMLSRADEAIVVVGDVSTRSQSMETKLATAIDSGLLRARQLLLPEGIPSRLDAERLPTVRLESLMGSIDFRFRVCHSTDTNAAKLLATATRDARISGPLLREAHRRVGYYLSITHLSDLLGLETNQIPHVQGHTTDGFQLFQESRTAIIALIR
- a CDS encoding uncharacterized protein (InterPro:IPR011009), with product MQAVERSAIELCVQMIDRLAHRSIPRLLDVFQYADRFLLVWELFECTLHQALVLSCHIAESDVAQILWPVLKFLQFLRGQSRELASLTPRDILFTEEGEIKIAGIENSRQVDPSRADAMASTFNALRSILDKIMLKNGSKFTWSQEIRSFKSALAKSTSARCLNNLVQHTFFGQVTGEGGLKILVELVNRTIFHEITFPPEDSLAKTGPLGKPVEPSTT
- a CDS encoding uncharacterized protein (COG:S;~EggNog:ENOG410Q1HV;~InterPro:IPR022198) is translated as MNSKSISRGRSRSHDRRSADRQPSRPYSSGWKEMESQVPKLSEPDREYLRSRMMDDRTLFPSIDESDTRAALWERLKQIDTPIPTLGTFFQDLRFLGVASKVMKALLLPPEDLGSKKAKKITIDCELGTQHRTDASVSLRETRLQVRRGLHELWRFSFQYGLDMTEVARRQPHKKKKACSSYSVPNCSTSIDRMALWRHFFWLADQHGFQIPAIAEFVPRRASLPTPQIPEGLGSTQQDDAVNRRCGIPYADTVDADRFALEGDRLWQPWESPQVSAVFFRRSQFQTFFRYLWDGSRINQPTNAADESAASEEAAAVDQEIPDCVIEHPMPLPSLSQLPERSSSMDWFMEMWDCGLGRLAMPAGDLDVVVTIPNHEPRRLALPNDESLINEIFHGLKMRKFSLHSTDKRNVTDEENLHIWHLRNPGQNILASLTEENVQDYTTSDWNRLKRRRKGLSEAMNDIAAWVDEQIFRLSLHAQKRSWNEQEEEEY
- a CDS encoding uncharacterized protein (COG:K;~EggNog:ENOG410PKPA;~InterPro:IPR036236,IPR013087;~PFAM:PF00096;~TransMembrane:2 (i83-100o120-140i)); translation: METGGGRGINCTWEHCNKSFNRKSDLCRHYRIHTKERPYRCTVKDCNKTFIQRSALTVHSRTHTGEKPHVCDHRGCHKAFSDVCTAWLIHSLSMLTITVIESRPSSEDSYGKAALYLSGANVQMSVSIGPVLVLVVFLTIRSFCRKMTLTKHQQRFHPSESMTRLSLEDAMSEHSY